The DNA sequence AGGCATGCCTGATCTGAGCCGCCGTGCCGCCCTCGCCGCTTCCGCCGCCGGCGTCGTCGCGCCCGCTTTCGCGGGTGCTTCGCCCGCGGACGCCACCACGCAACGGCGTCACGCAGTGACCACCTTCGTCTTCGCCGCGGGCGCCAACGGTGTCTCGGCCGCCCCGGACGAGCTGGTCCTGCGCGGCCACCGCGGGGTCGGCGTCGATCAGCCGGGACAGCAGTTCCGGCTCTCCTACCAGGCGCCCCAGGACCTGGCGGCGTTCGCGACGGAGCCGTCGGCGCTGGCCGGCGTCACGGTCGCCGACCAGGTGGCGGCCACCGTCGAGGTCGTCCGCCGCGCGGCGGCACACGGCCCGGTGATCCTGGTCGGCGCCAGCATCGGCGGTGCGGCGATCAGCCTGGTCGCGGACGCGGTGCCGGACCTGATCGACCTGCTCGTCTACGACGCGGCGTTCTGCTGCGCCACCCTCGCGACCCCGGACGAATACATGGCCACCCCGGAGGCGGCCGACACCCACGTGGGCGATCTGCTCGGGTTCGCCGCGGCCGACCCGTCGGTGATCGGCGCCGTCCGGTTCAACTGGCGCACGGCGGACCGCGCGCTGCTCGCGAAGGCCAAGCAGGCGTTCGTCGCCGAGGGCACGGACGCCGAGTTCTACGCCTTCCTCAACACGATGGCGCCCGACGACCTCCTCGGCAAGGGAGCCACCCCGGCCCGTGGCGACCGCGACCGGTGGGGCCGGGTGCCCCGCGTCTACGTCCGGCACCTGCGGGACCGGATCATCCCGCTCGCCC is a window from the Amycolatopsis sp. NBC_00355 genome containing:
- a CDS encoding alpha/beta hydrolase; translation: MPDLSRRAALAASAAGVVAPAFAGASPADATTQRRHAVTTFVFAAGANGVSAAPDELVLRGHRGVGVDQPGQQFRLSYQAPQDLAAFATEPSALAGVTVADQVAATVEVVRRAAAHGPVILVGASIGGAAISLVADAVPDLIDLLVYDAAFCCATLATPDEYMATPEAADTHVGDLLGFAAADPSVIGAVRFNWRTADRALLAKAKQAFVAEGTDAEFYAFLNTMAPDDLLGKGATPARGDRDRWGRVPRVYVRHLRDRIIPLALQDRMIREADAATPGNRFHVVDLDTSHVPDAPKMAELVDIYDGLTRS